From the genome of Cytobacillus firmus, one region includes:
- a CDS encoding class I SAM-dependent DNA methyltransferase — MAEQFYDELAEEYHLIFENWDRSIARQGDVLDQLLSAEGIKKTSSLLDCSCGIGTQTLALAKKGYKITASDISGKSILRAKREAELRKLYIPFFHADMRSLSSVHSESFHAIISMDNALPHLITERECIKALKEVYSILSEKGIFLFSIRNYDEIHKERPTSTLPAKRGHTITFQLWDWHQNSDIYNLRHFTMIEKDGTWSVSERLSQYRAYRKEELNNFLRKAGFRRVKWLLPEESGFYQPIAIAYK; from the coding sequence ATGGCAGAACAATTTTATGATGAATTAGCTGAAGAGTATCACTTAATATTTGAGAATTGGGATCGTTCCATTGCCAGACAGGGCGATGTACTGGATCAACTTTTATCGGCAGAAGGCATAAAAAAAACATCATCTTTATTGGATTGTTCTTGCGGAATAGGGACTCAGACATTAGCTCTCGCCAAAAAGGGGTACAAAATAACTGCATCAGACATTAGCGGAAAGTCTATCTTAAGGGCAAAAAGAGAAGCAGAGCTGAGAAAACTGTACATCCCATTTTTTCATGCAGATATGAGGTCATTGTCATCTGTGCACAGTGAATCTTTTCATGCCATTATCTCGATGGATAACGCCTTGCCGCACCTTATCACCGAAAGAGAATGCATCAAGGCACTTAAAGAGGTTTACAGTATACTCAGCGAGAAAGGCATTTTTCTCTTTTCTATCAGGAATTATGATGAAATACATAAAGAAAGGCCAACATCCACATTGCCTGCAAAAAGGGGTCACACCATAACCTTTCAGCTTTGGGATTGGCATCAGAATTCTGATATATATAATTTGAGGCATTTTACAATGATTGAAAAAGACGGGACCTGGTCTGTGTCAGAAAGACTTTCTCAGTATAGGGCCTACAGAAAGGAAGAGTTAAACAATTTTCTGCGCAAAGCTGGGTTTCGGCGGGTCAAATGGCTCCTCCCTGAAGAGTCTGGATTTTATCAGCCAATTGCCATTGCATATAAATAA
- a CDS encoding transglycosylase domain-containing protein yields MRKKTSVIKKFQSTWNKLHLTQVSILLASTVVLAFLSFVYFSYKDADISALEAGLAQSTVIYDADGEVASKISANKNEGISIDQIPDHMKNAVIAIEDHRFYEHGGIDLKGIGRAFFTNVKAGGIVEGGSTLTQQLTKNALLSAEKTYKRKLEEFFLALEIEKEYSKDEILQMYLNQVYFGEGAWGIKRAAMKYYGKDVEDLSISEAALLAGLVKAPSAINPYQNEEKAIERRNTVLDRMKEHNFITEKEWEKAKNEKLVFEDSGGDPFKGKYPYYVDVVLEEAINKYNISLDELLSEGYQIYTELDQDMQSSVEETYTNDQLFPKGTGDQQVQSGAVLLDPKNGGIRALAGGRGEHTLLGHNRAVHKVGQPGSTMKPIVPYTAALESGWKITDELKDERMTFGKDYEPNNYNGQFRGNVPMYEAVKDSLNVPAVWLLDEIGVDKGVDAAKRFGIPEEAINQNLALALGGTSVGVSPLTMAQAYAVFANGGERPEAHSITKIVDKNGVTVAEWKGENTRVISKDVADKMTTMLLGVVQHGTGKAAQIPGREVAGKTGSTQMTIEGIDGVKDQWFVGYTPQLVGAVWVGHDKTDANNYLTTSSSEGTAPIFRAIMSEALKNQEAESFNVPHIAGLMEQRQREQQRKAWEDNIKKETEKIKEKIEKEKEKWKEKWNKGKEKHKEEDKDKKKDKEKKND; encoded by the coding sequence ATGAGAAAGAAAACTTCAGTTATTAAAAAGTTTCAGTCAACTTGGAATAAGCTTCACTTGACACAGGTATCCATATTGCTTGCATCTACTGTGGTCCTGGCTTTCTTAAGCTTCGTCTATTTTTCATATAAGGATGCGGATATCAGTGCACTCGAAGCAGGGCTTGCACAATCCACAGTCATTTATGACGCTGATGGGGAAGTAGCCAGCAAGATCTCAGCAAATAAAAATGAAGGCATTTCCATAGATCAAATTCCTGATCATATGAAAAATGCAGTTATTGCCATTGAAGACCACCGTTTTTATGAACACGGGGGCATCGATTTAAAAGGAATAGGCAGGGCTTTCTTTACAAACGTGAAAGCAGGCGGAATAGTCGAGGGCGGCAGTACACTTACCCAGCAGCTGACCAAAAATGCGCTGCTGTCTGCAGAAAAAACATACAAAAGAAAACTGGAAGAATTCTTCCTGGCCCTTGAAATTGAAAAGGAATACAGCAAAGACGAAATTCTTCAAATGTATTTAAACCAGGTTTATTTCGGGGAAGGCGCATGGGGGATCAAACGTGCGGCGATGAAGTACTATGGAAAAGATGTTGAGGATCTCTCCATTAGTGAAGCAGCATTGCTGGCAGGGCTGGTTAAAGCCCCATCAGCCATCAATCCTTACCAAAATGAAGAAAAGGCAATTGAGAGAAGGAATACCGTCCTTGACCGTATGAAGGAACACAACTTTATTACTGAAAAGGAATGGGAAAAGGCAAAAAATGAAAAGCTTGTTTTTGAAGACAGCGGCGGTGATCCCTTTAAAGGGAAATACCCATATTATGTAGACGTGGTTCTGGAAGAGGCGATTAATAAATATAATATTTCGCTTGATGAGCTTTTAAGTGAAGGGTATCAAATATATACTGAGCTTGATCAGGATATGCAGAGCAGTGTAGAAGAAACCTACACAAATGATCAATTATTTCCTAAAGGTACTGGAGATCAGCAGGTTCAAAGCGGAGCCGTACTTCTGGATCCAAAGAATGGCGGAATCCGTGCCCTTGCAGGCGGAAGAGGTGAACATACCCTTCTTGGACATAACCGTGCCGTTCATAAAGTAGGCCAGCCGGGATCGACAATGAAGCCGATTGTGCCATACACAGCAGCACTGGAATCGGGCTGGAAGATCACCGATGAACTTAAAGATGAAAGAATGACATTCGGGAAAGATTATGAGCCGAATAACTATAATGGCCAGTTCCGGGGAAATGTGCCAATGTATGAAGCAGTCAAGGACTCCTTGAATGTGCCTGCTGTATGGCTTTTGGATGAGATTGGTGTGGACAAAGGGGTAGATGCGGCGAAGAGGTTTGGCATACCTGAAGAAGCCATCAATCAAAATCTTGCACTTGCTCTTGGGGGCACAAGTGTTGGAGTTTCACCTCTGACCATGGCACAGGCCTATGCTGTATTTGCAAATGGCGGCGAGAGGCCGGAAGCACACTCCATTACAAAAATAGTTGATAAAAATGGAGTCACAGTAGCAGAGTGGAAAGGTGAGAATACAAGAGTCATTTCCAAGGATGTTGCAGATAAAATGACAACCATGCTTCTCGGGGTAGTTCAGCATGGTACAGGGAAGGCTGCCCAAATACCAGGCAGAGAAGTTGCAGGGAAAACAGGCAGTACACAAATGACCATCGAAGGCATTGACGGAGTTAAGGATCAATGGTTTGTCGGCTACACCCCACAGCTGGTTGGTGCTGTGTGGGTAGGCCATGATAAGACAGATGCGAATAATTATCTTACTACCTCCAGCAGTGAAGGCACGGCTCCGATATTCCGGGCAATCATGTCAGAAGCCCTGAAAAATCAGGAAGCAGAGTCATTTAATGTCCCTCATATTGCCGGCCTGATGGAACAGAGGCAAAGGGAGCAGCAAAGAAAAGCATGGGAAGACAACATAAAAAAAGAAACAGAGAAGATAAAAGAAAAAATTGAAAAAGAAAAAGAGAAATGGAAAGAGAAATGGAATAAAGGGAAAGAAAAACACAAGGAAGAAGATAAAGATAAAAAGAAAGATAAAGAAAAGAAGAATGATTAA
- a CDS encoding HPr family phosphocarrier protein, whose amino-acid sequence MKEIISSNVLVRNKFTMKKMLEIYQASKQFEGTTYLYSKHKAVDASNLSKLVSFLLTVKPQTSLKIIVEGTEVQNHLEHIKDMCSNHVSVLRMSEKRLINTAETIQL is encoded by the coding sequence ATGAAAGAAATTATTTCTAGTAATGTATTAGTTCGAAACAAGTTCACTATGAAGAAAATGCTTGAAATTTACCAGGCGTCAAAACAATTTGAAGGCACCACTTATCTCTACAGCAAACACAAAGCGGTGGATGCCTCAAACCTTTCTAAATTAGTGTCTTTCCTTTTAACAGTGAAACCGCAAACGAGTCTGAAAATCATTGTGGAAGGAACTGAAGTCCAGAACCATCTGGAGCATATCAAAGACATGTGCAGCAACCATGTTTCTGTACTTCGCATGTCAGAAAAACGTTTAATCAATACAGCTGAAACAATTCAGCTATAA